In the Stakelama saccharophila genome, ACCCGGACAGATGCTCGAGCCGCCGATTCGTTTCCGATGTAACTAAATTTCTTACTGGCACATCATTCGGTCGCTGTCAGCCGCTGCGCTCCGGCTGGTGCAGGCAACCGGACAGAGTGCGGCGGTGTCGGCGGGCAACTCGGCGGCGTGACCGGCCGATCCCGCCTGCCGGTGGAACGGCGCGTCCGGGATTCCCCGCCGGGCGCCTTACTCGTCCGGTGTCAGGCCGGTCTGCCGTTCCAGCCAGCGCGCCGCCTCGGCCGGGCTCGCCCCGCCCTCCGGCCGGTCGACCATATAGTTCGCCCGCCGCATCACGTCGACGGGGATCGCGCCGACCATCGGCGTCAGCGCGTTCACGAATTTCGCGTCGTCCACGCGCTCCGGCGCCACCAGAAGAATCGCATCATAGCCGGGAATGGCGTGTCTGGGATCGCTCAGCACGCGCAGATGTTGTGCCGCGATCCGCCCATCGGAGGTGAAGGCGGCGATCACGTCCGCCTTGCCGCTCGCCACCGCGCGGTACATGAAGGTGGGATTATAGGGCTGCGCACTCGCGAATTCGAGCGAATAGGCGCGCTGCACCGCCGCCCATTCGGGCCGTTCCAGAAATTCCAGGTCGGTGCCGAACGCCAACCGGTTCGCCACCGGCGCGAGGTCGCTGAGGCTCTCGATGCCCAGCCGCTTGGCGTGCTCCTCGCGCATCGCGAAGCCATAGGCGTTCTCGAACCCCAGCGCGCCCAGCACGCCGACGCCGTGTTTCCGCTTCGCCCAGTCGGCAACGCCGGCCACGATCGCCTTGCGCGGGGGTACGTCCTCGCGGTGCATCCGGTTGGTCCACAGCGTGCCGGAATAGTCGACATAGACGTCGATATCCCCGGTGGCGAGCGCGCTGAACACGACCGCCGATCCCAGCCCCTGGCGATAGACCACGTCATATCCGGCCGCTTCCAGCCGATCGCCGATGACCCGGGCGAGGATATATTGCTCGGAAAAGCCCTTGGCGCCGATCACCACCCGCTTGCCGCCCGAAGGCAGCACCGGCCAGAGCGCCACTACCACGCCCAGCGCGAGCGCGATCAGGCTGGCATAGACCTGGCGCTTGCGCCGGTCGCGAATGCCGCGCTCGGCCAGCCCCAGCAGCGCATCGACCACCAGCGCCAGCCCGGCCGAGGCAATGCAGCCGACCACCACCAGCGTCCAGTTCTGCGTCTGCAGGCCGGCGAAGATCAGGTCGCCCAGGCTCGGTTGCCCGACGGTGGTCGACAGCGTTGCCGCGCCGATCGTCCAAACCGCCGCCGTCCGGATGCCCGCCATCAGCACGGGCGCGACCAGCGGCGCCTCGACCAGCCACAGCTTCTGCCGTCCGGTCATGCCGACGCCGTCGGCGGCCTGCAGTACGGCGGGGTCGAGATTGACCAGCCCCGTAACCCCGTTTCTGAGGATCGGCAGCAGGGCATAGAGCCCCAGCGCCAGCAGCGAAGGCAGAAAACCCAGTGCCGGAATTCCGCCCCCCAGCCCGCGCGACAGGAACAACAGGATCGGATAGAACAATGCGAGCAGCGCCAGCGCGGGGATGGTCTGCACCAGGCTGGCGAAGCCCAGCGTGACGCGCGCGACATTCTCGCTGCGCGCCGACCATATTGCGAGCGGCAGGCTGATCGCGAGGCCCAGCATCAGCGCTGCCGCCGACAGCAATACGTGCTGCGCCAGCAGATCGGGCACGCGGGCGAACGCCTCGTTCATTCCTCCGCCTCGATCCGCGACAGCGCATGCGCCTGCTCGCGCGGCACCGCGACCAGCTCGTCGGCCGCTTCGCCGCCTTCGCCGGTCAGCATGCCGTGCGGCGTCGAGTCCGCGACGATATGCCCGCCTTTCATCACCAGCACCCGCTCGGCGAGCAGCAGCGCCTCGGCCATGTCGTGCGTGACCATGATCGTGGTCAGCCCCAGCCGTTCGTGCAGCGCACGATATTCCTTGACCAGCGCATCGCGGGTGACCGGATCGAGCGCTCCGAACGGTTCGTCCATCAGCATCAGTTTCGGTTCGGTGGCGAGCGCACGGGCAAAGCCCACCCGCTGCCGCTGCCCGCCCGACAACGCAGCGGGCATGCGGTCCGCAGCAGCGCGCGGCAACTCGACCAGTTCGAGCAGTTCCGCCACCCGTTCCCGGCTCTGCTTCTGCCTGCGCAGCCGCATGCCGATGGAGACATTCTCGCCCACCGTCATGTGCGGGAAAAGGCCGACATTCTGGAAGACATACCCGATCCGCCGCCGCAGTTCGTGCGCCGGAAGCGCATCCATGACCTCGTCGCCGATGGCGATCGACCCGCCCGTCGGCTCGATCAGGCGGTTGATCATCTTGAGAAGCGTCGACTTGCCCGAGCCCGATGCCCCCACCAGCGCCACGAACTGCCCTCCGGCAATGTCCAGTGAGACCTCGTCGACCGCAAGCGTGCCGCCGGGATACCGTTTGGAAAGCTGCTCGAGGACGACCCGAGGGCCCTGCGTCTCTGATTGCGCTGGCATCGCCGCTTGTTGTGCGGGAAGAAGGAACGGGCGTCAAAGCAAAGGAGCGGGACATGGTGGGCGAGGGCCAGCGGAAAGCGATCTTCATCACCGGCGGTGGGTCGGGCATCGGCCGGGCCGTGGCGCAGCGCTTTGCCGCGTCCGGCTGGCGCATCGGCCTCGCCGGCATTCATCCCGGCGGACTGGAGGAGACCGGGGCGCTGCTGCCCGAGGGTTGCGCCACCACCCACATCATGGACGTACGCGACGTCGCTGCCTGGGAGGAGGAACTGGAGGTCTTCACGCAGGAGAGCGCCGGGCGTCTGGACGTGTTGTTCAACAATGCCGATATCGCGCTCGGCGGACCGCTCGCCGAAACGGGCATCGACGAAATCGAGCGCATCGTCGCGATCAACTTCACCGGCGTGGTGTTCGGCGCCCGTATCGCATACCAGTATCTGGCGAGGACACCCGGTTCATGCCTGCTGAACACGTCGTCCGCCGCCGGCCTTTACGGCACCAGCGGCGCGGCGCTCTATTCGGCGACCAAGTTCGCGGTCCGCGGCCTGACCGAAGCGCTGGACGGGGAGTGGTCCGACGCCGGCATCAAGGTACGGTCGCTGATGCCGGGCTTCGTCGACGCGCCGCTGCTCGATTCGAACGAAAATATGCGCGTGCGCGCCGTGGGCCTCGAATCCAGTCTGGTGGAAGAGGCGGCGGAAAAGGCCTGGCGAGCTGTTCACGGCGATGTCGTCCACACGCCCGTCGGCAAGACCGCGCGCCGCATGAAATTCGCCGCGCGCTGGTTGCCCGGCTCGATCCGCAGGCAGATGCGCCGGGGACTCTGATCCGGCGGTGCGTACCGCCTCGGGTGCGGCAGTCGCCATGATCGCCCTCCTTCCGACCGGAAGGCGGCAAGCGACAATAGCCAAGAAAGGCTTCAGGAGCTTGTCGCCGCCACCTGCCCGCTTTGCTTGCGGCCCCAGCGCTTCTTGCGGCGCGGGCCGGCCGATTTCAGCACGCCGAACCGGAAGAAGCGGGCGCCGAGCGAGATCGACAGCCCGACCCACAGCAATTGCCAGGCAAAGGCGAGCAGGTGCGGCCAGATCGCCGGCGAGCGGGCGGCATAGGCCAGCATCGCGAAGGGCGAACTGAACGGGAAGATGCGTGCGACCAGCGACACCGGTTGGTCGGGCAGCGCCACCGAGGCCGAAGCCAGGCCGAGCATCGCCATCTGGAAGACGGTGATGGGCAGCGAAAGCATCTGGATCTCGCGCGGCGTGGAGGCTTGCGCGCCGATGCCGAGGAACACCGAACCGAGCAGCAGATAGGCCATGGTGAAATAACCGAAGAACAGAAAGGCGAACGGTACGATGCCGATGGCAGGGCGCATTTCGGTGAGGCCCTGAAGGGTCTCGTTCGGAACGAACAGCGTGCCGAGCAGCACGAGGGCGCCCCAGAAG is a window encoding:
- a CDS encoding ABC transporter permease/substrate-binding protein codes for the protein MNEAFARVPDLLAQHVLLSAAALMLGLAISLPLAIWSARSENVARVTLGFASLVQTIPALALLALFYPILLFLSRGLGGGIPALGFLPSLLALGLYALLPILRNGVTGLVNLDPAVLQAADGVGMTGRQKLWLVEAPLVAPVLMAGIRTAAVWTIGAATLSTTVGQPSLGDLIFAGLQTQNWTLVVVGCIASAGLALVVDALLGLAERGIRDRRKRQVYASLIALALGVVVALWPVLPSGGKRVVIGAKGFSEQYILARVIGDRLEAAGYDVVYRQGLGSAVVFSALATGDIDVYVDYSGTLWTNRMHREDVPPRKAIVAGVADWAKRKHGVGVLGALGFENAYGFAMREEHAKRLGIESLSDLAPVANRLAFGTDLEFLERPEWAAVQRAYSLEFASAQPYNPTFMYRAVASGKADVIAAFTSDGRIAAQHLRVLSDPRHAIPGYDAILLVAPERVDDAKFVNALTPMVGAIPVDVMRRANYMVDRPEGGASPAEAARWLERQTGLTPDE
- a CDS encoding ATP-binding cassette domain-containing protein, with product MPAQSETQGPRVVLEQLSKRYPGGTLAVDEVSLDIAGGQFVALVGASGSGKSTLLKMINRLIEPTGGSIAIGDEVMDALPAHELRRRIGYVFQNVGLFPHMTVGENVSIGMRLRRQKQSRERVAELLELVELPRAAADRMPAALSGGQRQRVGFARALATEPKLMLMDEPFGALDPVTRDALVKEYRALHERLGLTTIMVTHDMAEALLLAERVLVMKGGHIVADSTPHGMLTGEGGEAADELVAVPREQAHALSRIEAEE
- a CDS encoding SDR family oxidoreductase — encoded protein: MVGEGQRKAIFITGGGSGIGRAVAQRFAASGWRIGLAGIHPGGLEETGALLPEGCATTHIMDVRDVAAWEEELEVFTQESAGRLDVLFNNADIALGGPLAETGIDEIERIVAINFTGVVFGARIAYQYLARTPGSCLLNTSSAAGLYGTSGAALYSATKFAVRGLTEALDGEWSDAGIKVRSLMPGFVDAPLLDSNENMRVRAVGLESSLVEEAAEKAWRAVHGDVVHTPVGKTARRMKFAARWLPGSIRRQMRRGL